Part of the Limnochordia bacterium genome, GAAAGCACCAGTCACAACCGGTTGATCGTTCCATAAGTATGAAGCAGTGCCATCCTTATGGTAGGAGATCGTTACAACACCGTTGGAAACTAAAAACCCATACTCTCGTTCTTGTAAACCCACCCGACCAATTTGGGTCACCGAGATCCGTTCCCCAAGGTCAATAGGCTTCTCCCTGTCTTCTAGGGCCAGATCTTCCATGGGCGAATCAATCACAATCCGATCTATATCCGGTGCGTACCAGTTCTGATCTGAGAAGGTAATCGTGTTTTCTTCCTGATCAAGATGCAGAACAAGAACCAGCGTATTAAGGGTCTGCCAGTTGCCGGTACTAGGAAAGTCATACTTTTGCCTAGAACCATTGTTAACCTTTATATATGCCGATCTTGGGTCACCTGAGATATAGTCGATGTGTACTTCATAGTAACCCGGCTTAGGAACTCTAATCCCGCAAAACTGCAGACTACTCCCCTGATAGAGGTCTCCCACCTTCCAACCTCCTGAACAGTTGGCGCAAGGAACAATGCGGGCTCTACCAGTCAGGATGTTACCCGAAGCCTCCCCTTCATAGACTTGTCCCATTGCCCAAGCATTCGCGTCTAGTCCAAAGATCAAGACCATGACAAGAACAGGTAATACCCATCCTTCACTCATTCTATCCCCCCTGTTCGAAACGCGGAAGTCATTTAACTAGGTATTCTGTGGGACCACAATGCATCAGAAGCGACGCCATGTGGTCCCTATATGCCGATCATGGTTGCAGGATTGACGGTGCCATTCTTTGAATTTGGTCTACCGCCTGTTCGATAGAACACTCACCTCTAAATGCCTTCTCCAACTCGGGACTCATCATTTCATCCACCAGTTGACTCCAGCGATCCGTAAGAGGAGGCCACTTACCGGTAGGAGCTGCCTCCATCCAAACATGTCGGTTCTTCGGCGGCAAATCCGGACAAAGAAAATCCTCAGAACTCATAATCGAGAAACGGGAAGGAACTACAGCACCAAGACGAGTATAGATCCTGTTTCCTTCTGTAACAAGGTACTTGGCAAACTCAGCTGCCTCCTGCGGATGTTCCGTATATGCATAAACGCCATACCAGGTCGCGCCAAGTAGCGTGGTTCGACCTGCTGGTCCTTTCGGCACATGGGCGACATCCCAGTCAAATCGCACCGCGTCCCGAGCCCACGGCACAGCCCAGTGTCCATCCCATTTCATCGCGACTTTTCCGGTCTCAAATCCAAAACCATCACCCCAGTTGAAATGGGGTCCACCCATCCAACCCTCATTGAAGGCCGTCATCATAAAGTTCAGGCCCTCCAAGGCCTCGGGAGTATTCAGAGTAGCCCTGGTAACCTGGGGATCGGTGATCTCTCCTCCCCACATCCACACCATATTCATCCATGAACCCCACCACCAACTCCAATCAAGTCCAA contains:
- a CDS encoding sugar ABC transporter substrate-binding protein, giving the protein MKAIEKWFLLAVLAVTIICTPVASAKVQITYSYMGSPQEAAAYEQVIADFNRLHPDIEVIGRHVPDGYFDRLTMEIAGGIAPDVFHVWTEGYMRPFQQAGWLLDLNEYVENDEEFNLADFPPNLLEAAELDGGLYALPRDIALRVMFYNRDMYNEAGIPEPDAELTWGEARKNAIRLTTQDSDGRTVSLGLDWSWWWGSWMNMVWMWGGEITDPQVTRATLNTPEALEGLNFMMTAFNEGWMGGPHFNWGDGFGFETGKVAMKWDGHWAVPWARDAVRFDWDVAHVPKGPAGRTTLLGATWYGVYAYTEHPQEAAEFAKYLVTEGNRIYTRLGAVVPSRFSIMSSEDFLCPDLPPKNRHVWMEAAPTGKWPPLTDRWSQLVDEMMSPELEKAFRGECSIEQAVDQIQRMAPSILQP